In one Modestobacter sp. L9-4 genomic region, the following are encoded:
- a CDS encoding MFS transporter, with amino-acid sequence MTVPVAPPTTRRWWVLLALCLSVLLVSVDNTIVNVALPTIGRELAASTSDLQWVVDGYTLAFAALLLLGGALGDRFGRRRLLETGLVLFAATSVVAATADTTAQLVLGRVAMGVSAAAVYPATLALLVSTFPDRRERATAIGIWSAVTGLSVAIGPVSGGLLLEHFAWGSVFLVNLPLAAVAVVAGRVLLTESADPRPRHFDLVGAAASVVGTGLLVLTTIEAPGWGWVSPATVVGYLGAALALTSFVTWELRSPAPLLDVRLFTDRRVSVGSGAIALAFFSLFGFIFLITQYLQAVRGYDTLTAGLATLPFALVIAPVSPLAILAVRAVGTKLVVAAGLLTMAAGFAVAAGSSLESAYWGRIVVSMVLMAAGLGLVTGPATEAVMGALRSAEAGAGSAVNDTVREVGGTLGVAVVGSVLSTVYGPAVVDGLTGAGAPAAAAGQAADSVFAGLAVAGSLPADAVRAVQQSFLDGVGAGSWVCAAASAAGALTVLALLPAHHRTADPTPAPAPAAVAG; translated from the coding sequence AACGTCGCCCTGCCGACCATCGGCCGGGAGCTGGCGGCCTCCACCAGCGACCTGCAGTGGGTGGTCGACGGCTACACGCTCGCCTTCGCCGCGCTGCTGCTGCTCGGTGGCGCGCTGGGTGACCGGTTCGGCCGCCGGCGGCTGCTGGAGACCGGGCTGGTGCTCTTCGCCGCCACCTCGGTGGTGGCCGCGACCGCCGACACCACCGCCCAGCTCGTCCTCGGCCGGGTCGCGATGGGCGTCAGCGCCGCCGCGGTCTACCCCGCCACCCTGGCCCTGCTGGTCTCGACCTTCCCCGACCGGCGGGAGCGCGCCACCGCCATCGGGATCTGGTCGGCCGTCACCGGCCTGTCGGTCGCGATCGGCCCCGTGTCCGGCGGGCTGCTGCTCGAGCACTTCGCCTGGGGCTCGGTCTTCCTGGTCAACCTGCCGCTGGCCGCGGTCGCCGTCGTCGCCGGCCGGGTCCTGCTGACCGAGTCCGCCGACCCGCGCCCGCGCCACTTCGACCTCGTCGGCGCCGCCGCCTCCGTCGTCGGCACCGGGCTGCTGGTGCTCACCACGATCGAGGCGCCGGGGTGGGGCTGGGTCTCCCCCGCCACCGTCGTCGGCTACCTGGGCGCGGCTCTCGCGCTGACGTCCTTCGTCACCTGGGAGCTGCGCTCGCCGGCCCCGCTGCTCGACGTCCGGCTCTTCACCGACCGGCGGGTGTCGGTGGGCAGCGGCGCCATCGCGCTGGCCTTCTTCAGCCTGTTCGGGTTCATCTTCCTGATCACCCAGTACCTGCAGGCCGTGCGCGGCTACGACACCCTCACCGCCGGGCTCGCCACCCTGCCCTTCGCCCTGGTCATCGCCCCCGTCAGCCCGCTGGCGATCCTCGCCGTGCGTGCCGTGGGCACGAAGCTGGTGGTCGCCGCCGGGCTGCTGACCATGGCCGCGGGCTTCGCCGTCGCCGCCGGCAGCTCGCTGGAGTCGGCCTACTGGGGGCGCATCGTCGTCTCGATGGTGCTCATGGCCGCCGGCCTCGGCCTGGTCACCGGCCCGGCGACGGAGGCGGTGATGGGCGCACTGCGCAGCGCGGAGGCCGGCGCGGGGTCGGCCGTCAACGACACGGTCCGCGAGGTCGGCGGCACGCTCGGCGTCGCCGTCGTCGGCTCGGTGCTCAGCACGGTCTACGGCCCCGCGGTGGTCGACGGGCTCACCGGTGCCGGCGCCCCCGCAGCGGCCGCCGGGCAGGCCGCCGACTCGGTGTTCGCCGGGCTCGCGGTGGCCGGGTCGCTGCCGGCCGATGCCGTGCGCGCCGTCCAGCAGTCGTTCCTGGACGGGGTGGGCGCCGGCTCCTGGGTCTGCGCCGCCGCCTCGGCCGCCGGCGCCCTCACGGTGCTGGCCCTGCTCCCGGCCCACCACCGCACCGCCGACCCGACGCCGGCCCCGGCGCCCGCAGCGGTGGCCGGCTGA
- a CDS encoding SDR family NAD(P)-dependent oxidoreductase: MTSAARFDFTGSVVLVTGGGSGIGLAITTAFLAAGATVAITGRRPDRLEQALAGVPAERAAAVPADVSDPAQVAGLVEQVVARFGRLDVVVSNAAGYEAGPITELADDAWERLRATNVDAFFHLAKHALPHLATTGGSLVAVSSVSGERGDWGQAAYNATKAAISNFVRSLALDWGAQGVRLNAVAPAFTLTDLTHGVGRDEASLAPFVNRIALGRPGEPEDVAPAVLFLASDAARYVTGVVLPVDGGTTASTGQPHV; encoded by the coding sequence ATGACCTCTGCTGCGCGGTTCGACTTCACCGGCTCCGTCGTCCTGGTGACCGGGGGTGGGAGCGGCATCGGACTGGCGATCACGACGGCGTTCCTGGCCGCCGGCGCGACGGTCGCGATCACCGGACGCCGCCCCGACCGGCTGGAGCAGGCACTGGCCGGCGTGCCGGCCGAGCGCGCCGCCGCTGTCCCGGCCGACGTGTCCGACCCGGCGCAGGTGGCCGGGCTGGTCGAGCAGGTGGTGGCCCGGTTCGGCCGGCTGGACGTCGTGGTCAGCAACGCCGCCGGGTACGAGGCCGGGCCGATCACCGAGCTGGCCGACGACGCCTGGGAGCGGCTGCGCGCCACCAACGTCGACGCCTTCTTCCACCTCGCCAAGCACGCCCTGCCGCACCTGGCCACCACTGGCGGCTCGCTGGTGGCGGTCTCCTCTGTCTCCGGCGAGCGCGGTGACTGGGGGCAGGCGGCCTACAACGCGACCAAGGCCGCCATCAGCAACTTCGTGCGCTCGCTGGCGCTGGACTGGGGTGCGCAGGGGGTGCGCCTCAACGCCGTCGCCCCGGCGTTCACCCTCACCGACCTCACCCACGGCGTCGGCCGCGACGAGGCGTCGCTGGCGCCGTTCGTGAACCGGATCGCGCTGGGCCGCCCGGGAGAGCCCGAGGACGTCGCGCCGGCGGTGCTCTTCCTGGCCAGCGACGCCGCCCGCTACGTCACCGGCGTCGTCCTGCCCGTGGACGGCGGCACCACCGCCTCGACGGGCCAGCCGCACGTCTGA
- a CDS encoding APC family permease: MSTSSSAPVAPVRVEGEAVDKGLKRGALGLVSSIVLGVSSTAPAYALAATLGFVVIAVGVKAPAIMLLAFVPMYLIAVAYAELNKREPDCGTTFTWAARAFGPRTGWMGGWGIIAADVIVMANLAQIAGAYSYRLVGLDSLAESALWTTVAGVVWIALMTWICYRGIEPTARVQNVLLTVEVVVLVAFAVYALVKVYSGTAPEGSLTPSLSWLVPSGISWTSMTEAVLLAIFIYWGWDSAVAVNEETANPTRSPGRAAIISTVLLVGIYTVVSIATVAFAGVGTEGLGLGNEANADDVFNALGTTVFGDGALGRVFEALLIISVLTSAAACTQTTILPTARGSLSMAAYGALPTSFARIHPRYFTPTVSTVWMGLVSIAFYVGLTLVSENVLIDSITATGMLIAFYYGLTGFACAWEFRRSLHSVRDVLMRFVLPGLGGLFMLAVFVLACVEYADPDYGETVFHGVGGVFVIGVGALLLGLVLMFAWNAVAPAFFRGRTMLHGTGDLLLEAAPPTVALPDSSEATVIAPDRSNLPPGREPFDPRG, from the coding sequence ATGAGCACCTCCTCCTCGGCGCCGGTGGCGCCGGTCCGGGTGGAGGGCGAGGCCGTCGACAAGGGACTGAAGCGGGGCGCCCTCGGGCTCGTCTCCTCGATCGTCCTCGGCGTCTCCTCGACGGCCCCGGCCTACGCCCTGGCGGCGACCCTCGGGTTCGTGGTGATCGCCGTCGGGGTCAAGGCGCCGGCGATCATGCTGCTGGCGTTCGTGCCGATGTACCTGATCGCGGTCGCCTACGCCGAGCTGAACAAGCGCGAGCCCGACTGCGGGACGACGTTCACCTGGGCGGCGCGGGCCTTCGGTCCGCGCACCGGGTGGATGGGCGGCTGGGGCATCATCGCCGCCGACGTCATCGTCATGGCCAACCTCGCGCAGATCGCCGGCGCCTACAGCTACCGGCTGGTGGGCCTGGACTCCCTCGCGGAGAGCGCGCTGTGGACCACCGTCGCCGGGGTCGTGTGGATCGCGCTGATGACCTGGATCTGCTACCGGGGCATCGAGCCGACCGCGCGGGTGCAGAACGTGCTGCTCACCGTCGAGGTCGTCGTCCTGGTCGCCTTCGCCGTCTACGCGCTGGTCAAGGTCTACAGCGGGACGGCGCCGGAGGGCTCGCTGACGCCCTCGCTGTCCTGGCTGGTGCCCTCGGGGATCAGCTGGACGTCGATGACCGAGGCCGTGCTGCTGGCGATCTTCATCTACTGGGGCTGGGACTCCGCGGTCGCGGTCAACGAGGAGACCGCGAACCCGACCCGCTCACCCGGCCGCGCCGCGATCATCTCCACGGTGCTGCTGGTGGGCATCTACACGGTCGTCTCGATCGCCACCGTCGCGTTCGCGGGCGTGGGCACCGAGGGCCTCGGGCTGGGCAACGAGGCCAACGCCGACGACGTCTTCAACGCCCTCGGGACGACGGTGTTCGGCGACGGGGCGCTGGGCCGGGTGTTCGAGGCGCTGCTGATCATCTCGGTGCTGACCTCGGCCGCGGCCTGCACGCAGACCACGATCCTGCCGACCGCGCGCGGCTCGCTGTCCATGGCCGCCTACGGCGCGCTGCCCACGAGCTTCGCCCGGATCCACCCCCGGTACTTCACGCCCACGGTCTCCACGGTGTGGATGGGCCTGGTCTCGATCGCCTTCTACGTCGGGCTGACGCTGGTCAGCGAGAACGTGCTCATCGACTCCATCACCGCCACCGGCATGCTCATCGCCTTCTACTACGGGCTCACCGGCTTCGCCTGCGCCTGGGAGTTCCGCCGCTCGCTGCACTCGGTGCGCGACGTGCTGATGCGCTTCGTGCTGCCGGGCCTGGGCGGGCTGTTCATGCTCGCCGTCTTCGTGCTGGCCTGCGTCGAGTACGCCGACCCCGACTACGGCGAGACCGTGTTCCACGGCGTCGGCGGGGTGTTCGTCATCGGTGTCGGCGCGCTGCTGCTGGGGCTGGTGCTGATGTTCGCCTGGAACGCCGTCGCCCCGGCCTTCTTCCGCGGCCGGACGATGCTGCACGGCACCGGCGACCTGCTGCTGGAGGCCGCACCGCCCACGGTGGCGCTGCCGGACTCCAGCGAGGCCACCGTCATCGCCCCCGACCGGTCCAACCTGCCCCCGGGCCGCGAGCCCTTCGACCCCCGCGGCTGA
- a CDS encoding MFS transporter yields MSHPAPPPSSTGAPTTGPTGTADAKAAAAAQAERDHDHGRRWWTLATLGLAQLMVVLDATIVNIALPSAQAGLGFSDADRQWVVTAYSLAFGGLLLLGGRLADLFGRRRTLMIGLAGFALASALGGAATGFGLLVAARALQGAFGALLAPAALSLLTITFSDPKERGKAFGIFGAIAGAGAAIGLLLGGVLTEYLSWRWCLYVNVPIAIVAGLGALRFIRKVAPASNVKLDIPGVVTAVLGLSGLVYAFARAEQEGWSDPVTIVLIVVSVLLLVAFVVIQQRVAHPLLPLRVVLDRRRGGAYLAIGLAAIGMFAVFLFLTYFLQQTKGFSPLKSGFAFLPFVAGIITSSTVVVPRLLPKIGPRFLITTGQLLGAVGLLYLWRLEATSGYLPHVLPALFVMGLGMGLIFASCFNTATSGTQPSDAGVASALVNTGQQVGGALGTALLNTIAATVTASYVRANGSAPAALADAAVAGETRAFLVSAGVFLLGAVLSLLVIPSGPNPVSHRGAPVPAGH; encoded by the coding sequence GTGTCCCATCCCGCTCCCCCGCCCAGCAGCACGGGCGCCCCCACCACCGGACCCACGGGCACCGCGGACGCCAAGGCCGCAGCCGCCGCGCAGGCCGAACGCGACCACGACCACGGTCGCCGCTGGTGGACCCTCGCCACCCTGGGCCTGGCCCAGCTGATGGTCGTCCTGGACGCCACCATCGTGAACATCGCACTGCCCAGTGCGCAGGCCGGTCTCGGGTTCTCCGACGCCGACCGCCAGTGGGTCGTCACCGCCTACTCGCTGGCCTTCGGTGGCCTGCTGCTGCTGGGCGGCCGGCTGGCCGACCTCTTCGGCCGCCGGCGCACGCTGATGATCGGCCTGGCCGGCTTCGCCCTCGCCTCGGCGCTCGGCGGTGCGGCCACCGGCTTCGGCCTGCTGGTCGCCGCCCGCGCGCTGCAGGGTGCGTTCGGCGCGCTGCTCGCCCCGGCCGCGCTGTCGCTGCTGACCATCACGTTCAGCGACCCGAAGGAGCGCGGCAAGGCCTTCGGCATCTTCGGTGCCATCGCCGGAGCCGGCGCCGCGATCGGCCTGCTGCTCGGTGGGGTGCTCACCGAGTACCTCAGCTGGCGCTGGTGCCTCTACGTCAACGTGCCGATCGCGATCGTCGCGGGCCTCGGCGCGCTGCGGTTCATCCGCAAGGTCGCCCCGGCCTCGAACGTCAAGCTGGACATCCCCGGCGTGGTGACCGCGGTGCTGGGCCTGTCCGGCCTGGTCTACGCCTTCGCCCGGGCCGAGCAGGAGGGCTGGTCGGACCCGGTCACGATCGTCCTCATCGTGGTCTCGGTCCTGCTCCTGGTGGCCTTCGTGGTCATCCAGCAGCGCGTCGCCCACCCGCTGCTCCCGCTGCGCGTCGTCCTCGACCGGCGCCGCGGTGGCGCCTACCTGGCGATCGGGCTGGCCGCGATCGGCATGTTCGCCGTCTTCCTGTTCCTGACCTACTTCCTGCAGCAGACCAAGGGCTTCTCCCCGCTCAAGAGCGGGTTCGCCTTCCTGCCCTTCGTCGCCGGCATCATCACCAGCTCCACGGTGGTCGTGCCGCGGCTGCTGCCGAAGATCGGCCCGCGCTTCCTGATCACCACCGGTCAGCTGCTCGGTGCCGTCGGGCTGCTCTACCTCTGGCGGCTGGAGGCCACCAGCGGCTACCTGCCGCACGTCCTGCCGGCGCTGTTCGTCATGGGCCTGGGCATGGGCCTGATCTTCGCCTCGTGCTTCAACACCGCGACCTCGGGCACGCAGCCCTCGGACGCGGGCGTGGCCTCGGCGCTGGTCAACACCGGGCAGCAGGTCGGCGGGGCCCTGGGCACCGCGCTGCTGAACACCATCGCCGCCACCGTCACCGCCTCCTACGTGCGGGCCAACGGCTCCGCCCCGGCGGCGCTGGCCGACGCGGCGGTCGCCGGGGAGACCCGGGCGTTCCTGGTCTCGGCCGGGGTGTTCCTGCTCGGCGCCGTGCTCAGCCTGCTGGTCATCCCCAGCGGGCCGAACCCGGTCAGCCACCGCGGCGCACCGGTTCCCGCCGGGCACTGA